A stretch of the Planktothricoides raciborskii GIHE-MW2 genome encodes the following:
- the urtA gene encoding urea ABC transporter substrate-binding protein, giving the protein MTKLGRRKFLLYSSAALGSSLLLKSCSSTETTSTTAGNSGDRIKVGILHSLSGTMAISETTVKEAELLAIKEINQAGGVLGKQIEPIIEDGASDWPTFAEKAQKLIDQDKVTTVFGCWTSASRKAVKDVFEAKDHMLWYPVQYEGQECSKNIFYTGAAPNQQIEPAVDWLLQNKGKKFFLVGSDYVFPRTANTIIKEQLKVKGGETVGEDYLPLGNAEVTPIITKIKQALPDGGVIFNSLNGDSNVAFFKQMQGAGLTADKYPVMSVSIGEEEVRQIGKEFLVGHYASWNYFMTVDSPANKKFVEAFKAEYGQDRVTNDPMEAAYIMVYLWKQAVEQAGTADDLNKVRAAAIGQTFDAPEGQVKMYPNHHISKTVRIGQVRNDGLFDIVWSTDAPVDPVPWNQYVPTTKGYGCDWTDPNKGEKYKI; this is encoded by the coding sequence ATGACAAAATTAGGGCGACGGAAATTTTTGCTCTACAGTTCGGCAGCCTTGGGAAGCAGTCTGTTACTGAAATCCTGTTCTAGCACCGAGACGACATCTACAACCGCAGGAAATAGTGGCGATCGCATCAAAGTGGGAATTCTCCACTCCCTCAGTGGCACAATGGCTATTAGTGAAACCACGGTCAAAGAAGCAGAACTATTAGCTATCAAAGAGATTAATCAAGCGGGCGGAGTTCTCGGCAAGCAAATTGAACCGATTATTGAAGATGGGGCTTCTGATTGGCCAACTTTTGCCGAAAAAGCACAAAAACTGATCGATCAAGACAAAGTAACTACCGTCTTTGGCTGTTGGACTTCTGCCAGCCGTAAAGCGGTTAAAGATGTCTTTGAAGCCAAAGATCATATGCTTTGGTATCCCGTACAATATGAAGGTCAAGAATGTTCTAAAAATATTTTCTACACAGGTGCAGCGCCTAACCAACAGATTGAGCCAGCGGTTGATTGGCTGCTACAAAATAAAGGCAAAAAATTCTTTTTAGTTGGGTCTGACTACGTTTTCCCCCGCACCGCGAACACAATTATTAAAGAGCAACTTAAAGTCAAAGGTGGGGAAACCGTTGGGGAAGATTATCTGCCCCTGGGAAATGCCGAAGTCACACCAATTATCACCAAAATTAAGCAAGCTTTACCCGATGGGGGGGTGATTTTTAATAGTCTGAATGGGGATAGTAATGTTGCCTTCTTCAAACAAATGCAAGGGGCGGGATTAACGGCGGATAAATATCCCGTGATGTCCGTGAGTATTGGCGAAGAAGAAGTCCGACAAATTGGTAAAGAATTTCTCGTCGGTCATTATGCTTCTTGGAACTATTTTATGACCGTAGATAGTCCGGCCAATAAAAAATTTGTCGAAGCTTTTAAAGCGGAATACGGACAAGATCGCGTCACCAACGATCCAATGGAAGCCGCCTATATTATGGTTTACCTTTGGAAACAAGCGGTAGAACAAGCGGGAACTGCTGACGATTTAAATAAGGTACGGGCGGCGGCAATTGGTCAAACGTTTGATGCCCCAGAAGGGCAGGTCAAAATGTATCCCAATCATCACATCTCTAAAACCGTGCGAATTGGTCAAGTGAGAAATGATGGTCTATTTGATATTGTTTGGTCAACGGATGCCCCGGTCGATCCAGTTCCCTGGAATCAATATGTCCCGACAACCAAAGGTTATGGCTGTGACTGGACCGATCCCAATAAGGGAGAAAAGTACAAGATTTAA
- the urtB gene encoding urea ABC transporter permease subunit UrtB, translating to MFQLLEGLFNGISIGSVLLIAALGLAIVFGLMGVINLAHGELMMLGAYTTFVVQNVFKLLGEPWFNLYILFAVPLSFILAAGVGWLLEKGVIRYLYGRPLETLLATWGVSLILQQFVRSVSWGFLIVIVEFCLLFFGGIWLLIRRPNWQKIRQWAIATLLPISLGLAIGTGSLLGKIPQTAGLIKPWFSARNVDVTAPAWLRGGLPIGNFQLPYSRIFIIVLTTICLVGIYWFLNRSSWGLRIRAVTQNRSMSSCLGIPTAQVDALTFAIGSGLAGIAGCAITLLGSVGPNTGQNYIIDTFMVVVVGGVGNLLGTILAALAIGILSYLIGSGTFALLLTPVEFFQPVTDFFTFFASTSMAKVMIFALIIAFLQVKPSGIFAQKGRTAEG from the coding sequence ATGTTTCAACTGTTAGAAGGCTTGTTTAACGGGATTAGTATTGGTTCAGTTTTATTAATTGCCGCGTTAGGATTAGCGATTGTTTTTGGTCTGATGGGCGTGATTAATCTCGCCCACGGAGAGTTAATGATGTTAGGCGCCTATACAACTTTTGTGGTGCAAAATGTCTTTAAATTATTAGGCGAACCCTGGTTTAACCTGTATATTTTGTTCGCTGTGCCTTTATCATTTATTCTGGCCGCTGGGGTGGGATGGCTGTTAGAAAAAGGTGTGATTCGTTATCTCTATGGTCGCCCCCTAGAAACTTTATTGGCTACTTGGGGAGTTAGCCTGATTTTGCAGCAATTTGTCCGCAGTGTCAGTTGGGGATTTTTGATCGTAATTGTCGAGTTTTGTCTGCTGTTTTTTGGGGGAATTTGGCTTTTGATTCGTCGCCCAAATTGGCAGAAAATTCGCCAATGGGCGATCGCTACTCTGTTGCCGATTTCTTTAGGACTAGCCATTGGTACGGGAAGCCTTTTGGGGAAAATTCCCCAAACCGCCGGATTAATTAAGCCTTGGTTTAGTGCGAGAAATGTTGATGTGACTGCCCCTGCATGGTTAAGAGGTGGCTTGCCTATTGGGAATTTTCAACTGCCCTATAGCCGGATTTTTATTATTGTTTTAACCACGATTTGTTTGGTGGGAATTTATTGGTTTTTAAATCGGTCTAGTTGGGGATTGAGAATTCGGGCTGTTACTCAAAATCGCAGTATGAGTTCCTGTTTAGGCATTCCCACGGCCCAAGTTGATGCCCTGACTTTTGCGATCGGTTCGGGATTAGCGGGAATTGCTGGATGCGCGATTACTTTACTCGGTTCTGTGGGTCCAAATACGGGACAAAACTACATTATCGATACTTTTATGGTGGTGGTAGTAGGTGGAGTTGGTAATCTTCTGGGGACAATTTTGGCCGCTTTAGCGATTGGAATTTTGAGTTATTTGATTGGTTCAGGAACTTTTGCCTTATTGTTAACTCCCGTGGAGTTTTTCCAGCCTGTCACCGATTTCTTTACCTTCTTTGCTAGTACCAGTATGGCAAAGGTGATGATATTTGCCCTGATTATTGCTTTTTTACAGGTGAAACCTTCGGGCATTTTTGCCCAAAAAGGACGCACTGCTGAAGGATAA
- the ureG gene encoding urease accessory protein UreG, protein MTGFRVGIAGPVGSGKTALLEALCKTLRDRYQIAVVTNDIYTQEDAQFLVRSQALPPERIVGVETGGCPHTAIREDASMNLAAVEQLEQLFGDLDLVFVESGGDNLAATFSPELVDLTIYVIDVAAGDKIPRKGGPGITKSDLLVINKIDLAAFVGADLTVMERDAKKMRGDRPFVFTNLKQHEGLAKVKEFIEFHLT, encoded by the coding sequence ATGACTGGATTTCGTGTGGGCATCGCTGGCCCTGTAGGTTCAGGAAAAACTGCATTATTAGAAGCGTTATGTAAGACATTGCGCGATCGCTATCAAATTGCTGTGGTGACAAACGATATTTATACCCAAGAAGATGCTCAATTTTTGGTTCGTTCTCAAGCATTACCACCGGAAAGGATCGTGGGGGTAGAAACCGGAGGTTGTCCCCATACAGCGATTAGAGAAGATGCATCGATGAATTTAGCCGCCGTTGAACAGCTTGAACAACTTTTTGGAGATTTAGACTTAGTGTTTGTGGAAAGTGGGGGCGACAACTTAGCCGCTACTTTTAGTCCCGAATTAGTAGATTTAACCATCTATGTAATTGATGTGGCAGCGGGAGATAAAATTCCTCGCAAGGGCGGGCCGGGAATTACTAAATCTGATTTATTAGTGATTAATAAAATCGACTTAGCGGCTTTCGTGGGTGCAGATTTAACCGTGATGGAACGAGATGCTAAAAAAATGCGGGGCGATCGACCTTTCGTCTTTACAAATCTCAAACAACACGAAGGATTAGCCAAAGTGAAAGAATTTATAGAGTTTCATCTCACCTAG